A region from the Camarhynchus parvulus chromosome 23, STF_HiC, whole genome shotgun sequence genome encodes:
- the LOC115912756 gene encoding interferon alpha-inducible protein 27-like protein 2A, whose translation MGVSVIGAVLGATLGAGVLLFGVPLGIAALGFTGAGIAAGSIAAKMMSAAAIANGGGVAAGSTVAVLQSVGAAGLSLGAKVGLGSAGAISGALLSK comes from the exons ATGG ggGTAAGTGTCATTGGAGCTGTCCTTGGAGCCACACTGGGAGCAG GAGTGCTACTGTTTGGCGTCCCGCTGGGCATTGCTGCGCTGGGTTTCACCGGGGCCGGCATCGCCGCCGGCTCCATCGCTGCCAAGATGATGTCGGCAGCTGCCATCGCCAACGGCGGCGgagtggctgctggcagcaccgtggctgtgctgcagtccGTCG gagctgcaggtctcTCTCTTGGTGCCAAAGttgggctgggctcagctggtgCAATAAGTGGTGCCTTGCTGTCCAAGTGA
- the LOC115912755 gene encoding interferon alpha-inducible protein 27-like protein 2A, with translation MGTRVVTVAIVTLLIIASTIGGAAAKDRRSEEDNGSVIGTVIGATVGAGLALVGLPVCLGALGFTGAGIAAGSVAAKMMSAAAIANGGGVAAGSTVAVLQSVGAAGLSLGAKAGLTAALGSAGAAAGDYITE, from the exons ATGG GTACACGCGTAGTCACCGTTGCAATCGTCACTCTGCTCATCATTGCATCTACAATTGGAG gagcagcagcaaaggatCGCAGGTCTGAGG aggATAATGGAAGTGTCATTGGAACTGTCATTGGAGCCACAGTGGGAGCAG gatTGGCACTGGTTGGCCTCCCCGTGTGCCTCGGCGCACTGGGTTTCACCGGGGCCGGCATCGCCGCCGGCTCCGTCGCTGCCAAGATGATGTCGGCAGCTGCCATCGCCAACGGCGGCGGcgtggctgctggcagcaccgtggctgtgctgcagtccGTTG gagctgcaggactcTCTCTTGGTGCCAAAGCTGGGCtgacagctgccctgggctcagctggtgCTGCCGCCGGTGACTATATAACTGAGTGA